A DNA window from Allokutzneria albata contains the following coding sequences:
- a CDS encoding esterase-like activity of phytase family protein: protein MRTRSLAAAFALLAALLSPAVATAAPGVRFLGEQVVPFKLDFQGTSVGGLSGVDYDARSGEYVLISDDRSYLQPARFYRARIELDRTALRSVRFTGTRPLLRPDGSTYPLNAIDPEEIRVDPWTGQYWISQEGNRANPTIQPTIQRAERGGAHAGDLPLPSNYQVTAERGPRQNLVLEAITFSRRGAVLTSAMEGPLLEDGPVPTTKSGALSRITLHSRGGAVLAQFAYKQEPLYAESDPSSPWHADTGVAAILAHPADPSRYLVLERTYVPGPGYKARVYEISIAGATDVKNVDSLAKEQVKPVHKRLVLDLAELPLKAVFNIEGMTWGPPLATGERSLVLVGDDNFTREEATQVIALALR from the coding sequence ATGAGAACTCGATCACTGGCCGCCGCGTTCGCGTTGCTGGCCGCCCTGCTCTCCCCCGCGGTCGCCACGGCCGCGCCGGGTGTGCGGTTCCTCGGCGAGCAGGTCGTCCCGTTCAAGCTCGACTTCCAGGGCACCTCGGTCGGCGGGCTCTCCGGCGTGGACTACGACGCCAGGTCCGGCGAGTACGTGCTGATCAGCGACGACCGGTCCTACCTCCAGCCCGCGCGGTTCTACCGGGCCCGGATCGAGCTGGACCGGACCGCGCTGCGCTCGGTGCGCTTCACCGGCACCCGGCCGCTGCTGCGCCCGGACGGCTCGACCTACCCGCTGAACGCGATCGATCCCGAGGAGATCCGGGTCGACCCGTGGACCGGTCAGTACTGGATAAGCCAGGAGGGCAACCGCGCGAACCCGACGATCCAGCCCACCATTCAGCGGGCCGAGCGGGGCGGGGCGCACGCGGGTGACCTGCCGCTCCCGTCGAACTACCAGGTCACGGCCGAGCGCGGACCGCGGCAGAACCTGGTGCTCGAAGCGATCACTTTCAGCCGTCGCGGTGCGGTGCTGACCAGCGCGATGGAGGGGCCGCTGCTGGAGGACGGCCCGGTGCCGACCACCAAGTCGGGAGCGCTGTCCCGGATCACCCTGCACTCGCGCGGCGGAGCGGTGCTCGCGCAGTTCGCCTACAAGCAGGAACCGCTCTACGCGGAGTCCGACCCGAGCAGCCCGTGGCACGCCGACACGGGTGTCGCGGCGATCCTCGCCCACCCCGCGGACCCGTCCCGCTACCTCGTGCTGGAGCGGACCTACGTGCCGGGACCGGGCTACAAGGCGCGGGTGTACGAGATCTCCATCGCGGGCGCCACCGATGTGAAGAACGTGGACTCCCTGGCGAAGGAGCAGGTCAAGCCCGTGCACAAGCGGCTGGTGCTGGACCTGGCCGAGCTGCCGCTGAAGGCGGTGTTCAACATCGAGGGCATGACCTGGGGACCACCGCTCGCCACGGGGGAACGTTCGTTGGTGCTGGTGGGGGACGACAACTTCACGCGGGAGGAGGCCACTCAGGTGATCGCGCTCGCGCTGCGGTAG
- the leuS gene encoding leucine--tRNA ligase produces the protein MSTEAAPESGTQDAVPVHRYTAALAGQIERRWQDRWEDEGTFRAPNPSGSLADPDAAAGREKLFVQDMFPYPSGAGLHVGHPLGFIGTDVFARFHRMNGRNVLHTMGFDAFGLPAEQYAVQTGQHPRKTTEANIETYLRQIRRLGLGHDDRRRISTIDPGYYRWTQWIFLQIYNSWFDTRVNRARPIAELEAEFAAGERATADGRPWAELSASDRQRELNSFRLAYLSEAPVNWCPGLGTVLANEEVTADGRSERGNFPVFRRNLRQWMMRITAYSDRLVDDLDRLDWPEKVKAMQRNWIGRSQGARVSFAAGEHSIEVFTTRPDTLFGATYMVLAPEHPLVDALLPDAWPSDVDSRWTGGAATPAEAIAAYRRAASMKSELERQENKDKTGVFVGVHAENPVNGAKIPVFVADYVLSGYGTGAIMAVPGQDARDWDFAEAFGLPIIRTVQPSEGFDGKAFTGDGPAINSSHEKSISLDGLEVDEAKQRIIAWLEERGVGEGTVQYKLRDWLFSRQRYWGEPFPIVYGEDGVPRALPESMLPVELPEVDDYSPKTFDPEDAESEPFAPLGRATDWVEVELDLGEGRKRYRRDINTMPNWAGSCWYQLRYIDPYNEETLCDPGAEQYWVGKDPAKHGANDPGGVDLYIGGVEHAVLHLLYSRFWQKVLFDLGHVSSEEPFRKLFNQGYIQAYAYTDSRGSYVPAEEVVERDGKYFWGDQEVNREYGKMGKSLKNVVTPDEMCDNYGADTFRLYEMSMGPLELSRPWATKDVVGAQRFLQRLWRNLVDEETGELRVTDAEPDEETLRALHKAIAGVREDYQNMRNNTAAAKLIELNNHVTKRFSAEAGTPRRVAEAMVLMLAPLCPHVAEELWSRLGSKESLAHGPFPVAEERYLVEDSVEYPIQVNGKVRSRVVVPADAGVDQVKAAALAEEKIVAALAGGEPRKVIVVPGRLVNVVL, from the coding sequence ATGAGCACCGAGGCAGCTCCCGAGAGCGGCACGCAGGACGCGGTACCCGTCCACCGGTACACCGCCGCGCTGGCCGGCCAGATCGAGCGGCGCTGGCAGGACCGTTGGGAGGACGAGGGGACCTTCCGCGCGCCGAACCCCTCGGGTTCCCTGGCCGACCCGGACGCCGCCGCGGGCCGCGAGAAGCTGTTCGTCCAGGACATGTTCCCCTACCCCTCCGGGGCCGGGCTGCACGTCGGCCACCCGCTGGGCTTCATCGGCACCGACGTGTTCGCCCGCTTCCACCGGATGAACGGCCGCAACGTCCTGCACACCATGGGCTTCGACGCGTTCGGCCTGCCCGCGGAGCAGTACGCGGTGCAGACCGGGCAGCACCCGCGCAAGACCACCGAGGCCAACATCGAGACCTACCTGCGGCAGATCCGCAGGCTGGGGCTGGGCCACGACGACCGGCGGCGGATCTCCACCATCGACCCCGGCTACTACCGGTGGACCCAGTGGATCTTCCTGCAGATCTACAACTCCTGGTTCGACACCCGCGTCAACAGGGCCCGGCCGATCGCCGAGCTGGAGGCGGAGTTCGCCGCGGGTGAGCGCGCCACCGCCGACGGTCGCCCGTGGGCCGAGCTGAGCGCGTCGGACCGGCAGCGCGAGCTGAACTCCTTCCGGCTGGCCTACCTGTCCGAGGCGCCGGTGAACTGGTGCCCCGGCCTGGGCACGGTGCTGGCCAACGAGGAGGTCACCGCGGACGGCCGCAGCGAGCGCGGCAACTTCCCGGTGTTCCGCCGCAACCTGCGCCAGTGGATGATGCGGATCACCGCCTACTCCGACCGCCTGGTGGACGACCTGGACCGGCTGGACTGGCCGGAGAAGGTCAAGGCCATGCAGCGCAACTGGATCGGCCGCTCCCAGGGCGCGCGGGTCAGCTTCGCCGCGGGCGAGCACTCCATCGAGGTCTTCACCACCCGCCCGGACACCCTGTTCGGCGCGACCTACATGGTGCTGGCGCCGGAGCACCCGCTGGTGGACGCGCTGCTGCCGGACGCGTGGCCGTCCGATGTGGACAGCCGGTGGACCGGAGGGGCTGCGACCCCGGCCGAGGCCATCGCCGCCTACCGCCGCGCCGCCTCGATGAAGTCGGAGCTGGAGCGGCAGGAGAACAAGGACAAGACCGGTGTCTTCGTCGGCGTCCACGCGGAGAACCCGGTCAACGGGGCCAAGATCCCGGTCTTCGTCGCCGACTACGTGCTGAGCGGCTACGGCACCGGCGCGATCATGGCGGTGCCCGGCCAGGACGCGCGCGACTGGGACTTCGCCGAGGCGTTCGGGCTGCCCATCATCCGCACGGTCCAGCCGTCGGAGGGCTTCGACGGCAAGGCGTTCACCGGTGACGGGCCCGCGATCAACTCGAGCCACGAAAAAAGCATCAGCCTGGACGGACTGGAGGTCGACGAGGCCAAGCAGCGGATCATCGCGTGGCTGGAGGAGCGCGGGGTCGGCGAGGGCACCGTCCAGTACAAGCTGCGCGACTGGCTGTTCTCGCGGCAGCGCTACTGGGGCGAGCCGTTCCCGATCGTCTACGGCGAGGACGGCGTGCCGCGCGCGCTGCCGGAGAGCATGCTGCCGGTCGAACTGCCCGAGGTCGACGACTACTCGCCGAAGACCTTCGACCCCGAGGACGCGGAGAGCGAGCCGTTCGCGCCGCTGGGCCGGGCGACCGACTGGGTCGAGGTCGAGCTGGACCTGGGCGAGGGCAGGAAGCGCTACCGCCGCGACATCAACACGATGCCGAACTGGGCCGGCTCCTGCTGGTACCAGCTGCGCTACATCGACCCGTACAACGAGGAGACGCTGTGCGACCCGGGCGCCGAGCAGTACTGGGTCGGCAAGGACCCGGCCAAGCACGGCGCGAACGACCCGGGCGGCGTTGACCTGTACATCGGCGGCGTGGAGCACGCGGTGCTGCACCTGCTGTACTCGCGGTTCTGGCAGAAGGTGCTGTTCGACCTGGGGCACGTCAGCTCGGAGGAGCCCTTCCGGAAGCTGTTCAACCAGGGCTACATCCAGGCTTACGCCTACACCGACTCGCGTGGCTCGTACGTGCCCGCGGAAGAGGTGGTCGAGCGCGACGGCAAGTACTTCTGGGGAGACCAGGAGGTCAACCGCGAGTACGGCAAGATGGGCAAGAGCCTGAAGAACGTCGTCACGCCGGACGAGATGTGCGACAACTACGGCGCCGACACCTTCCGGCTGTACGAGATGTCGATGGGACCGCTGGAGCTGTCCCGCCCCTGGGCGACCAAGGACGTCGTCGGCGCGCAGCGGTTCCTGCAGCGGCTGTGGCGCAACCTGGTCGACGAGGAGACGGGCGAGCTGCGCGTCACCGACGCCGAGCCGGACGAGGAGACGCTGCGCGCGCTGCACAAGGCGATCGCCGGGGTCCGCGAGGACTACCAGAACATGCGCAACAACACCGCCGCGGCGAAGCTGATCGAGCTGAACAACCACGTCACCAAGCGCTTCTCCGCCGAGGCCGGTACGCCGCGCCGGGTGGCCGAGGCGATGGTGCTGATGCTGGCGCCGCTGTGCCCGCACGTCGCCGAGGAGCTGTGGTCGCGGCTGGGCTCGAAGGAGTCGCTGGCGCACGGGCCGTTCCCGGTCGCCGAGGAGCGGTACCTGGTCGAGGACAGCGTGGAGTACCCGATCCAGGTCAACGGCAAGGTCCGCTCGCGCGTGGTCGTCCCGGCCGATGCCGGTGTGGACCAGGTCAAGGCGGCCGCGCTGGCCGAGGAGAAGATCGTCGCCGCGCTGGCGGGCGGTGAGCCGCGCAAGGTGATCGTGGTCCCGGGCCGCCTGGTCAACGTGGTGCTGTAA
- a CDS encoding glycoside hydrolase family 3 protein, whose amino-acid sequence MAKRLHLIGLVAALSVAVATPASATEESRMSLEEKVGQLFVTYAYGATADTTDPAHVAANRKELGVDNAKQLIEKYHLGGVIYFAWAGNTATPAQTAGLSNGLQAASRLPLLISTDQEHGVVYRVGEPATQFPGSMALGATRSPALAHEAGRIAGGELRAMGINQNYAPDADVNVNPLNPVIGARSFAEDPGLAARLTAAQVEGYQRGGVVATAKHFPGHGDTNVDSHTGIPVINHSREQWERLDAPPFRAAIGSGIDSIMTGHLVVPALDPSGDPATLSKPIITGLLREKLGFRGVVVTDSLGMAGVRQKYGDARVPVLALKAGVDQLLKPPNIDLAYNAVLKAVRDGELTEARIDESVRRILKLKRQRGLFANRYVDPNPVVGVPSSLRAAQDVADRGVTVLRNSALPLADKPAKDLVTGWGTTAEPAPAKLAQSLTRRGAATTVLPTGAKPTQAQIDAAVAVATDLNVVITNNASAEQQQLVKALQGTGKRVVVIGVREPYEAASLTGTYLATYSYARPALEAAVRVVYGEVSPRGKLPVTVPGHFAFGHGLTWRI is encoded by the coding sequence ATGGCGAAAAGGCTTCACCTGATCGGCCTCGTCGCCGCGCTCTCGGTCGCCGTCGCCACTCCGGCGTCGGCGACCGAGGAGTCGCGGATGAGCCTCGAAGAGAAGGTCGGCCAGCTCTTCGTCACCTACGCCTACGGCGCGACCGCCGACACGACCGATCCGGCGCACGTGGCGGCCAACCGCAAGGAACTCGGCGTCGACAACGCCAAGCAGCTGATCGAGAAGTACCACCTCGGCGGCGTCATCTACTTCGCGTGGGCCGGCAACACCGCCACCCCCGCGCAGACCGCGGGCCTGTCCAACGGGCTGCAGGCCGCCTCCCGGCTGCCGTTGCTGATCAGCACCGACCAGGAGCACGGCGTGGTCTACCGCGTCGGCGAACCCGCGACGCAGTTCCCCGGCAGCATGGCGCTCGGCGCGACGCGCTCCCCCGCGCTCGCGCACGAGGCAGGGCGCATCGCCGGAGGTGAGCTGCGGGCGATGGGCATCAACCAGAACTACGCGCCGGACGCCGACGTCAACGTCAACCCGCTCAACCCGGTGATCGGCGCGCGGTCCTTCGCCGAGGACCCCGGGCTCGCCGCGCGGTTGACCGCCGCCCAGGTGGAGGGCTACCAGCGGGGCGGCGTGGTCGCGACGGCCAAGCACTTCCCCGGCCACGGCGACACCAACGTGGACAGCCACACCGGCATCCCGGTGATCAACCACAGCCGCGAGCAGTGGGAACGGCTGGACGCTCCCCCGTTCCGCGCGGCCATCGGCAGCGGGATCGACTCGATCATGACCGGCCACCTGGTGGTGCCCGCGCTCGATCCCTCCGGCGATCCGGCGACGCTGTCCAAGCCGATCATCACCGGCCTGCTTCGGGAGAAGCTCGGCTTCCGCGGCGTGGTGGTCACCGACTCCCTCGGCATGGCCGGGGTGCGGCAGAAGTACGGCGACGCGCGGGTTCCGGTGCTCGCGCTGAAGGCGGGCGTGGACCAGCTGCTCAAGCCGCCGAACATCGACCTCGCGTACAACGCCGTGCTCAAGGCGGTGCGCGACGGGGAGCTGACGGAGGCGCGGATCGACGAGTCCGTGCGCCGCATCCTGAAGCTCAAGCGCCAGCGCGGGCTGTTCGCCAACCGCTACGTCGACCCCAACCCGGTCGTGGGCGTGCCGTCGAGCCTCCGCGCCGCGCAGGACGTCGCCGACCGCGGCGTGACGGTGCTGCGGAACTCCGCGTTGCCCTTGGCGGACAAGCCCGCGAAGGACCTGGTCACCGGCTGGGGAACGACGGCAGAACCGGCTCCGGCCAAGCTCGCCCAGTCCCTGACGCGCCGAGGCGCGGCCACGACCGTCCTGCCGACCGGGGCGAAGCCGACGCAGGCGCAGATCGATGCCGCTGTCGCGGTGGCGACCGACCTCAACGTGGTGATCACCAACAACGCGTCGGCCGAGCAGCAACAGCTGGTCAAAGCCTTGCAGGGGACAGGAAAACGGGTCGTCGTGATCGGCGTTCGCGAGCCCTACGAAGCCGCGTCGCTGACGGGGACCTACTTGGCGACCTACTCGTACGCGCGTCCGGCCTTGGAGGCGGCGGTGCGCGTCGTGTACGGCGAGGTGAGCCCGCGCGGCAAGCTCCCGGTGACCGTTCCCGGTCACTTCGCGTTCGGCCACGGGTTGACCTGGAGGATCTGA
- a CDS encoding alpha/beta hydrolase has protein sequence MIGGRCRVLAVVGVAVSALLTGAPSAQANPLSWKDCADNAELKCASLDVPVDHAGPTGDRVTLALVKAPARNPAERLGSVVVNRGGPGFSTIQYLELVKAKHLPAPWDDRVWDRYDVIALDQRGVGKATPAVKCFATPEAAAAFGAGVPTVPVSPSEVMKRAAKDAEFAAECRKHTGKLLDHLSTAAVARDLDLVRAALGEHRLNFLGQSYGVALGTVYANLFPARVGSFVLDSVLNPANSTTGPIGSVPSERIGSDTSTRDTMREFLRLCAQGKSCQFAKHGPRAHDELLARLRAKPLALTTPDGKKVSLTYSKLVVYVGGRLYQTNAWTGIDFMLDLTHRALAEPTGQAATDLAQVVSYLDQYEPDTPYNQLTPAYSAFTCNDDDTSKFALAWWAAAERRERIAPHFAMLRAYETSQCASWQAKPKERYTGPWTAKTDKPALIINNRFDPATPLAGAVELSRTLNSRLLIAEGWGHIAAQQSTCAITATSDYLVTGALPKPGTTCKPDVVPFAG, from the coding sequence ATGATCGGGGGACGGTGCCGCGTGCTCGCGGTGGTGGGCGTTGCGGTTTCGGCGTTGCTGACCGGCGCCCCGTCCGCGCAGGCGAACCCGTTGTCCTGGAAGGACTGTGCGGACAACGCCGAGCTCAAGTGCGCTTCGCTGGACGTGCCGGTGGACCACGCCGGTCCCACCGGCGACCGGGTCACGCTCGCGCTCGTCAAGGCGCCCGCGCGCAATCCCGCGGAGCGGCTGGGCTCGGTGGTGGTCAACCGCGGCGGTCCGGGCTTCTCCACCATCCAGTACCTCGAACTGGTCAAGGCCAAGCACCTCCCGGCGCCGTGGGACGACCGGGTCTGGGACCGCTACGACGTCATCGCGCTCGACCAGCGCGGGGTGGGCAAGGCGACGCCCGCCGTGAAGTGCTTCGCGACTCCGGAGGCCGCGGCCGCGTTCGGGGCGGGCGTGCCGACCGTTCCGGTGAGCCCGTCCGAGGTGATGAAGCGCGCCGCCAAGGACGCCGAGTTCGCCGCGGAGTGCCGCAAGCACACGGGAAAACTCCTCGACCACCTCTCGACCGCTGCCGTGGCAAGGGATCTCGACCTGGTGCGCGCGGCGCTCGGCGAGCACAGGCTGAACTTCCTCGGCCAGTCCTACGGTGTCGCCCTCGGCACCGTCTACGCGAACCTGTTCCCCGCGCGCGTGGGCTCGTTCGTGCTGGACAGCGTGCTGAACCCGGCGAACTCCACCACGGGGCCGATCGGTTCCGTGCCGTCCGAACGGATCGGCTCGGACACCTCGACCCGCGACACCATGCGGGAGTTCCTGCGGTTGTGCGCGCAGGGCAAGAGCTGCCAGTTCGCCAAGCACGGACCGCGCGCCCACGACGAACTGCTCGCCAGGCTGCGGGCGAAACCGCTGGCGCTGACCACGCCGGACGGCAAGAAGGTCTCGCTGACCTACTCCAAGCTCGTCGTCTACGTCGGCGGTCGGCTCTACCAGACCAACGCGTGGACCGGGATCGACTTCATGCTCGACCTGACCCATCGCGCGCTCGCCGAGCCCACCGGCCAGGCGGCCACCGACCTCGCCCAGGTCGTGTCCTATTTGGACCAGTACGAGCCGGACACCCCGTACAACCAACTGACTCCGGCCTACAGCGCGTTCACCTGCAACGACGATGACACGTCGAAGTTCGCGCTGGCGTGGTGGGCGGCGGCCGAGCGCCGTGAGCGGATCGCACCGCACTTCGCGATGCTGCGCGCCTACGAGACCAGCCAGTGCGCGTCGTGGCAGGCGAAGCCGAAGGAGCGCTACACCGGCCCGTGGACGGCGAAGACCGACAAGCCCGCGCTGATCATCAACAACCGCTTCGACCCCGCGACACCGCTCGCCGGTGCTGTCGAGCTGAGCCGGACCCTGAACAGCCGTCTGCTGATCGCCGAAGGCTGGGGTCACATCGCCGCGCAGCAGTCCACGTGCGCCATCACCGCGACCTCCGACTACCTCGTCACGGGCGCGCTGCCCAAGCCCGGCACGACCTGCAAGCCGGACGTCGTCCCGTTCGCGGGCTGA
- a CDS encoding serine hydrolase has protein sequence MRRLVLLVIAALLLTGASAVASPAGVRVLSFNIHTGIGVDNRLDLTRVAQTIRATKADVVGLQEVDVHWSARSDWADQASALASALGMHVFFAPIYDLDPLEPGKPRRQFGVALLSRFPILSAENHKITRLSTQSSNPVPELMPGFPEIVIDVRGVRTHVYTTHLDYRGDPSVRRTQVADTLRVLGQDRGAPRILVGDFNAGPEAPELGPLWTELSDGWLAARGRSGGLTYPVDPPDRRIDYITASSPVRFRSMDVLVSPVSDHLPVLGELVLPRPRSPWGSANQVLRRGTAAVPPLAPIAAGGPYPGGVVLGARDGVIFEHSAFGDALRHDENGELPPAPRLPMRPDTIFDVASISKLFTSVVAMQFAERGRVDLDAPIARYLPEFAVNGKGTVTLRHVLTHTSGLPAGLAVGSYPTIPERLAAIYRVGLRAAPGTRYEYSDLSLIIVGKVLERVSGRTLPELVAEGITEPLRLRDTLYNPPESLRGRIAPTQVTTARGLIWGVVHDSTSWYLGGTAGHAGVFSTAADLAVFAQMLLNGGRYGSARVLSPESVRAMTTNWNAAFAGADRGLGLDVYKHSFMGAMATPSTVGHTGFTGTSLVIDPVTRSILILMTNRVHPTSSGPSVNPRRQAVADAVARSVPVRPFSGPTSWLATAPTSTLTAAVKGGAAIEFGLWADTEPGDVFALETSADGGTTWQPLPFSLRDGDGAWSSPGTVSGFLGRSWARASTTLPAAAVLVRWRQTNNAEVQGRGVYVDAILVDGKPADEAKLISSGFAPSTT, from the coding sequence ATGCGCCGCCTCGTTCTCCTCGTCATCGCGGCGCTTCTGCTCACCGGGGCGTCCGCGGTCGCGTCCCCGGCCGGGGTGCGCGTGTTGTCGTTCAACATCCACACCGGCATCGGCGTGGACAACCGGCTCGACCTCACCCGGGTCGCGCAGACCATCCGTGCGACGAAGGCCGATGTCGTTGGACTGCAAGAGGTCGACGTGCACTGGTCGGCGCGCAGCGACTGGGCCGACCAGGCTTCTGCGCTCGCGTCCGCGCTGGGGATGCACGTGTTCTTCGCGCCGATCTACGACCTCGATCCGCTGGAGCCGGGCAAACCGCGGCGTCAGTTCGGCGTCGCGCTGCTGAGCCGCTTCCCGATCCTGTCCGCGGAGAACCACAAGATCACGCGGTTGTCCACGCAGAGCAGCAACCCGGTTCCCGAGCTGATGCCGGGCTTCCCGGAGATCGTGATCGACGTCCGCGGCGTGCGGACCCACGTCTACACCACGCACCTGGACTACCGCGGCGATCCGTCCGTGCGGCGGACGCAGGTCGCGGACACGTTGAGGGTGCTCGGCCAGGACCGTGGTGCGCCGAGGATTCTCGTCGGCGACTTCAACGCGGGGCCCGAGGCGCCCGAACTTGGTCCACTGTGGACAGAGTTGAGCGACGGGTGGCTCGCGGCGCGCGGGCGCTCCGGCGGGCTCACGTATCCCGTCGACCCGCCGGACCGCCGCATCGACTACATCACCGCGTCCTCGCCCGTGCGGTTCCGGTCGATGGACGTGCTGGTGAGCCCGGTGTCCGACCACCTTCCCGTGCTCGGTGAACTCGTGCTGCCACGGCCGCGTTCCCCTTGGGGCAGCGCGAACCAGGTGCTGCGCAGGGGCACGGCCGCGGTGCCTCCGCTCGCTCCGATCGCAGCGGGCGGGCCGTACCCGGGCGGCGTCGTGCTCGGCGCGCGCGACGGCGTGATCTTCGAGCACTCGGCGTTCGGGGATGCGCTCCGGCACGACGAGAACGGCGAGCTGCCACCGGCTCCCCGGCTGCCGATGCGGCCGGACACGATCTTCGACGTCGCGTCGATCTCCAAGCTGTTCACCAGTGTCGTCGCGATGCAGTTCGCGGAGCGCGGGCGCGTCGACCTGGACGCGCCGATCGCCCGCTACCTGCCGGAATTCGCCGTCAACGGCAAGGGGACCGTGACGCTGCGGCACGTGCTGACGCACACCTCCGGCCTGCCCGCCGGGCTCGCGGTCGGCTCGTACCCGACGATCCCGGAACGGCTCGCCGCGATCTACCGCGTCGGCCTGCGCGCGGCGCCGGGAACCCGCTACGAGTACTCCGACCTGAGCCTGATCATCGTCGGCAAGGTGCTGGAGCGGGTGTCCGGTCGCACGCTGCCGGAGCTGGTCGCGGAAGGGATCACCGAGCCGCTTCGCCTGCGCGACACCCTGTACAACCCGCCGGAGTCGCTGCGCGGCCGGATCGCGCCGACCCAGGTGACGACGGCGCGCGGGCTGATCTGGGGCGTCGTGCACGACTCGACGTCCTGGTACCTCGGCGGGACCGCCGGGCACGCGGGCGTTTTCAGCACTGCCGCCGATCTCGCCGTGTTCGCGCAGATGCTGCTCAACGGCGGTCGCTACGGCTCGGCGCGGGTGCTGTCCCCGGAGAGCGTCCGCGCGATGACCACGAACTGGAACGCCGCGTTCGCGGGCGCTGACCGAGGGCTCGGGCTCGACGTCTACAAGCACTCGTTCATGGGGGCGATGGCGACGCCGTCCACCGTGGGCCACACCGGCTTCACCGGAACGTCGCTGGTCATCGATCCGGTCACGCGCTCGATCCTGATCCTGATGACCAATCGCGTGCACCCCACGTCCTCCGGCCCGTCCGTGAACCCCCGGCGCCAAGCCGTCGCGGACGCCGTCGCCCGGTCTGTTCCCGTCCGGCCGTTCTCCGGGCCCACCTCGTGGCTCGCCACCGCGCCGACCTCGACCTTGACAGCTGCCGTCAAGGGTGGGGCGGCGATCGAGTTCGGCTTGTGGGCGGACACCGAGCCCGGGGACGTGTTCGCGTTGGAGACCTCCGCGGACGGCGGGACCACGTGGCAACCTTTGCCGTTCTCCTTGCGCGACGGGGACGGCGCGTGGTCCTCGCCCGGCACCGTTTCGGGTTTCCTGGGGCGCTCGTGGGCGCGGGCGTCCACCACTCTGCCCGCGGCCGCCGTGCTTGTGCGGTGGCGGCAAACGAACAACGCGGAAGTGCAGGGGCGGGGCGTGTACGTGGACGCGATCCTCGTCGACGGGAAGCCCGCCGACGAGGCGAAGCTGATCTCTTCCGGGTTCGCACCGAGCACGACGTAG
- a CDS encoding esterase-like activity of phytase family protein produces MLRRLLPVAVTALLLASAAPATARPAGVRLLGEHIVPFAQDYQGTTVGGLSGIDYDPKTGSYVLISDDRSDRQPARFYTAKIDITEDGLRGFELTGTKPFLRPDGSTYPAYGKDPAGATDPEDIRIDPWTGDYWWSSEGDRIVGEKPVLVDPTLGAVGKEGRFVRQLPLAPNLKMSAAEVGPRRNAVLEGLTFAAGGALVVSSMEGPLFQDGPEPTLTEGALARITVQDRFAGRVLSQFAYPLDKVHAAPNPAGGFFVNGVDAILAVNQYDPTKFLVMERSFATGASPANSIRIYEADTSGATDVKRVGSLKDEKQVKPVRKRLLVDLASLKLSTVDNVEGMSWGPRLPTGERTLVLVSDDNFAKNQVTQVIALAVR; encoded by the coding sequence ATGCTGCGACGTCTTCTCCCGGTAGCCGTCACCGCGCTCCTTCTCGCCTCGGCGGCTCCCGCCACCGCCCGCCCCGCCGGGGTGCGGCTGCTCGGTGAGCACATCGTCCCGTTCGCCCAGGACTACCAGGGCACCACGGTCGGTGGGCTCTCCGGCATCGACTACGACCCCAAGACCGGCTCGTACGTTCTGATCAGCGACGACAGGTCGGATCGGCAGCCGGCGCGGTTCTACACGGCCAAGATCGACATCACCGAGGACGGGCTGCGCGGCTTCGAGCTGACCGGGACCAAGCCGTTCCTCCGCCCCGACGGGTCGACCTACCCGGCGTACGGCAAGGACCCCGCGGGGGCGACCGATCCGGAGGACATCCGGATCGACCCGTGGACCGGCGACTACTGGTGGTCCAGTGAGGGAGATCGCATCGTCGGCGAGAAGCCGGTGCTCGTCGACCCGACGCTGGGCGCGGTCGGCAAGGAAGGGCGGTTCGTCCGTCAGCTCCCGCTGGCCCCGAACCTGAAGATGTCCGCGGCCGAGGTCGGCCCGCGTCGCAACGCCGTGCTGGAGGGCCTGACCTTCGCCGCGGGCGGTGCGCTGGTCGTCAGCTCCATGGAGGGGCCGCTGTTCCAGGACGGTCCTGAGCCCACGCTGACCGAGGGCGCGCTGGCCAGGATCACCGTCCAGGACCGCTTCGCCGGGCGGGTGCTCTCGCAGTTCGCCTACCCGCTGGACAAGGTGCACGCCGCGCCGAACCCGGCTGGCGGCTTCTTCGTCAACGGCGTCGACGCGATCCTCGCGGTCAACCAGTACGACCCGACGAAGTTCCTGGTCATGGAGCGCTCCTTCGCCACGGGTGCGTCCCCGGCGAACAGCATCCGCATCTACGAGGCGGACACCTCCGGCGCCACCGACGTGAAGCGGGTCGGCTCGCTGAAGGACGAGAAGCAGGTCAAGCCGGTGCGCAAGCGGCTGCTGGTCGACCTCGCCTCGCTGAAGCTGTCCACTGTGGACAACGTGGAGGGGATGAGCTGGGGGCCGCGCCTGCCCACCGGTGAGCGGACCCTCGTGCTGGTCAGCGACGACAACTTCGCGAAGAACCAGGTGACTCAGGTGATTGCCCTGGCGGTTCGCTGA